A genomic window from Anthocerotibacter panamensis C109 includes:
- a CDS encoding DoxX family protein, producing MNRFKTPLRFLLSAFIITAGTLHFVTPMPFVRIVPAILPEPLALVYISGFFEILGGLGLFFAPLRQAAAWGLIALFIAVFPANINMAVNRICLDGLPCDPLLFWLRLPLQGVLMGWAGWFTRP from the coding sequence ACCGTTTCAAAACCCCGCTTCGCTTCTTACTGTCTGCTTTTATCATCACGGCTGGGACGCTACACTTTGTCACACCCATGCCCTTTGTACGCATTGTGCCCGCTATTTTGCCGGAACCATTGGCCTTGGTCTATATCAGCGGATTCTTTGAAATCCTGGGCGGGCTTGGGCTTTTCTTTGCGCCGCTGCGTCAGGCGGCAGCTTGGGGCTTGATTGCTCTATTCATCGCGGTCTTCCCGGCCAACATCAATATGGCAGTTAACCGGATCTGTCTGGATGGGCTCCCCTGCGACCCGCTCCTGTTCTGGTTGCGCCTGCCGCTGCAAGGTGTACTTATGGGCTGGGCAGGATGGTTTACCCGTCCTTGA